From Thalassococcus sp. S3, one genomic window encodes:
- the purF gene encoding amidophosphoribosyltransferase — MPPAHPFDDDKLREECGIFGVVGASDAANFVALGLHALQHRGQEAGGIVAHHPDHGFNSARRFGYVRDNFTSQSVMETLPGSLAIGHVRYSTAGSKGQTAIRDVQPFFGEFSMGGAAIAHNGNITNADALRRELIERGSIFQSSSDSECIIHLMARSMGRSIPDRMEEALRKVEGAFSVVAMTRTKLIGVRDPLGVRPLVLGRIGDGWALSSETCALDIIGADFVREIEPGEMVVINDQGVESHFPFRPAKSRFCIFEHVYFSRPDSILGGRSVYETRENIGRELAKESPVEADLVCPVPDSGTPAAIGYSLESGIPYAMGIIRNQYMGRTFIEPTEQIRNMGVRLKLNVNRALIRGKRVILVDDSVVRGTTSRKIKEMILDAGAKEVHFRIASPPTAWPCFYGVDTPQREKLLAATMSEEEMRDHLAVDSLKFISLDGLYRAVGEAQGRDTGSPQYCDACFSGEYPVKPADMIEKGFELKPAAE; from the coding sequence ATGCCCCCCGCACACCCTTTCGATGACGACAAGCTCCGCGAGGAATGCGGTATATTCGGGGTTGTGGGCGCAAGCGACGCCGCCAATTTCGTCGCTCTTGGCTTGCATGCCCTCCAGCATCGCGGCCAGGAAGCGGGCGGTATCGTGGCGCATCATCCTGACCATGGCTTCAACTCCGCCCGGCGCTTTGGCTATGTCCGCGACAATTTCACCAGCCAGTCGGTGATGGAGACCCTGCCCGGCTCTCTCGCCATCGGTCATGTGCGCTATTCCACCGCGGGCTCGAAGGGGCAGACGGCCATCCGTGACGTGCAGCCCTTCTTTGGCGAGTTTTCCATGGGCGGCGCGGCGATTGCGCATAATGGCAACATCACCAATGCCGACGCGCTGCGGCGCGAGCTGATCGAGCGCGGGTCAATCTTTCAAAGCTCATCCGACAGCGAATGCATCATCCACCTGATGGCGCGGTCGATGGGCCGATCGATCCCCGACCGGATGGAGGAAGCGCTGCGCAAAGTGGAAGGCGCATTCTCGGTCGTGGCGATGACACGGACCAAGCTGATCGGCGTGCGCGATCCTCTGGGCGTGCGCCCGCTGGTTCTGGGCCGCATCGGCGATGGCTGGGCGCTGAGTTCGGAAACCTGTGCGCTCGACATCATCGGAGCCGATTTCGTCCGCGAAATCGAGCCCGGAGAGATGGTGGTCATCAACGATCAGGGCGTGGAAAGCCACTTCCCTTTCCGCCCCGCAAAGTCGCGTTTCTGCATCTTCGAACATGTCTATTTCTCCCGCCCCGATTCGATCCTGGGCGGGCGGTCGGTCTATGAAACGCGCGAAAATATCGGGCGGGAACTGGCCAAGGAAAGCCCGGTCGAAGCCGATCTGGTCTGTCCGGTGCCCGACAGCGGCACGCCGGCGGCAATCGGCTATTCGCTGGAAAGCGGCATTCCCTATGCGATGGGGATCATCCGCAACCAGTATATGGGCCGCACCTTCATCGAGCCGACGGAGCAGATTCGCAACATGGGCGTCCGGCTGAAACTGAACGTGAACCGCGCGCTGATCCGCGGCAAGCGGGTCATCTTGGTGGACGATTCGGTGGTGCGCGGCACGACCTCCCGCAAGATCAAGGAGATGATCCTCGATGCAGGCGCCAAGGAGGTGCATTTCCGCATCGCCTCCCCCCCGACGGCCTGGCCTTGTTTCTACGGCGTCGACACACCGCAGCGCGAAAAGTTGCTGGCCGCGACAATGAGTGAAGAGGAAATGCGGGATCATCTGGCCGTGGACAGCCTCAAATTCATCTCGCTTGACGGGCTCTACCGCGCGGTGGGCGAGGCACAGGGGCGTGACACGGGATCTCCCCAATATTGCGACGCCTGCTTTTCCGGTGAATATCCCGTGAAGCCGGCGGACATGATCGAAAAAGGCTTCGAACTCAAGCCCGCGGCCGAGTGA
- a CDS encoding CvpA family protein, producing the protein MEGFTIIDGIVAVIIVLSALLAYARGLVREAMAIAGWIAAAVLGFIFAPQVEPLVKEIPVIGEFIAESCELGIIAAFAAVFALALIVVSFFTPLFSSLVQRSALGGIDQGLGFLFGVARGILLIAIAFFVYDTVITGQSFTIVDESRSAQVFDRFTAQIEAQNPTEALGWITRQYEELVGVCGQ; encoded by the coding sequence ATGGAAGGCTTCACCATCATTGACGGCATTGTCGCCGTAATCATCGTTCTGTCGGCGCTTCTTGCCTATGCGCGGGGGCTGGTGCGCGAAGCCATGGCGATTGCCGGCTGGATCGCGGCAGCCGTCCTTGGATTTATATTCGCGCCTCAGGTCGAACCGCTGGTCAAGGAAATCCCCGTTATCGGAGAGTTCATCGCCGAAAGCTGTGAGCTTGGCATCATTGCCGCCTTCGCCGCAGTCTTTGCGCTTGCCCTGATCGTGGTGTCGTTCTTCACCCCGCTTTTCTCGTCCCTTGTTCAGCGTTCCGCCCTTGGCGGCATCGACCAGGGGCTAGGCTTTCTGTTTGGCGTGGCGCGCGGGATCCTTTTGATCGCGATTGCCTTTTTCGTCTATGACACCGTCATCACCGGCCAAAGCTTTACAATCGTCGATGAAAGCCGCTCCGCTCAGGTCTTCGACCGCTTTACCGCCCAGATCGAGGCGCAGAACCCGACCGAGGCGCTTGGCTGGATCACCCGCCAGTACGAAGAGCTTGTCGGCGTCTGCGGTCAATAA